The nucleotide sequence GGTCGGTCAGCCGATAATCGGCACTCAGGTCGATCACCCGACACCCCGCCGCGACGTACTCGGGCACCACCGCCATGCTGGCAACGTGAGGCAGTGCACAGAACACGTACTTGGCCCGCTCGGCCACTTCCGCAGGCTTCAGGTCTTCGCAGCAGATATCCACTCGCCCGGTAAGACTGGGGTGCACCGTGGAGACATGGGGCGAGCCTTCTTGACGGGAGGTCAACGCCGTCAACTTCACTTCGGGGTGATTGACCAAAATCTTAATCAGTTCGAGGGCGGTGTAGCCGGTCGCCCCGAGGATGCCGACATTGATCATCTGAGAACAGTCCTTTTTGGAAATGAATACTGCGAGCGGTCGAGAGGGCTGATTCTGGCGGACACTCTGCCGTGAGGCAAGGTTCGATCCCGGCCACTACGATTCGACCCACCCCCTCACAGCGGTTCTCATTCCTTTTCGACCGTAATAAACAGCGGAGGACTCGAATACGTCGCTTTCATCACGAAGTTCAGCGAGAAGTTGGCCATGATGGCCGTCACCTGCCGCTCCACCGGCGGGGCCGTTTTCTCTGCCTTGAGCGTGATGAACCCGTCACAGTCGGCTCCCGTCAGCAACAGCTTGCTCTGGCTGTCGTCCATCACCACCCCTTCCGGCAAACTGTTGGCGTAAACCTGTTCGAGATGCCGGTTCATGAAATCGAGAGTCACATTGGCATTAACGTCCTTGGCTCTGACCAGGGTGACCGCAATTTTCCTGGATGCACCCGGCTTCAGACGAATTTCCGTCTCGCTCAGATTTACCGCCAGCAGATCGGAACTGGCTCCGACCGCAACCGTATGATTTGTAACGGGATAGTGACCACGGCCACCCCCCGGAGAGTAGTACTCCTGATACGGGACCGCCACCGCAGTCAGTTCCAGTGCAGCAGGAGATGCCTCGGGTGCGCCCGCGGGGGCCGCAGACGGCGCGGGGAGAGGATGCGTCGCGGTCCCCCAGATGCGAACATCGCTCGCTGCGAGTTTCAGCTCTGCAGGAGCGTAAAGAACGATGCATCCATCGAGTCCCTTCCCCGCCAGGATCCGTCCGCAGGTAGCGACGACTCCTTCGGGAAGCCCCTCGATATGCAGTTGAATTTCTCCCGTGAATCCGTGCTTACGAACGGCCCTGACGAAGATCGCTCCGTACGTCCCGGGGGTCAACTGCGTCTTGTCCGTATCGATTTCCAGTTCAAAGCTGGGGAGTGTCCGGGTGATCTGCAGGGCGTATTCGTACCCCGCCCCCCCTCGCAGCAGACCGTCGCGAATCTCCACGAAGTACTTCCCTGTGGCGGGTGCTTCCCACCCTTCCAGCCGCGTGTCGGCGAAGACGAGTCTGCCGAATCGACCATCATCGTCTTCCCGCAGCGGTTGCCCCTGCTCGTTCAGGATTCTGATGAATGAATCGAGATTCGACATCTGGCGACGGGAGATCACTTCGAACGAAAACCGTTCTCCCTGCGTGGCCGTGAAGGCGTAACAGTCCAGGTCGGAAGTCGCTTCGATCCGTCCCGCGATGACTTGGGGAACTTCCACAGGAACCGCGGTCGCCGGTGAATCATTGTCCCCTGCCGGTTCCACCAGAATGGGCAAATCGGTCACGACAAATCCCACCGGGTTGGAAACCTGATTCGGCAACTGAACAGGGAGTGAAGCAATCCCCACTGCCGTCGTTGACGGAACTTCGACCCGGCCACGGAAATCATCCGGAAGATTCACGCCGCTTAACTCCACATCGGTCGCGACCCCGGCCTTCACCGCGTTCGGAAATGCGCCTCCTACATGGGCTCGTGAACTGGCTTCGATACAGTACGACCAATCTTCATTCCCCTGATAACGAACATCGCGGATTTCCAGCAGATATTCGCCCGACTGCGAGAACCGGTGCGTCAGAAACGGATCGGCAAAAAAGCCGTTATCCGACATGGCCAGGACCGCTCCCGTGGAATCCCGCAGGAACAGGATGGGGTCGGCGTGGACCTGTAAATCGTGGATCTTGTCCTGGAGCCGTTGGCAACGGACCTGAAAGTGGATGGTCTGCCCCGCCTCGGCCGAGAACTTCCAGAAGTCGGCATCCTCGGCTTTTTCAATCAGTCCGCATAGCGTCGCAGGCAATTTCACTGACTGGGCTTTATCAGCGGTGTTGTTGTCGGGGACTTCCGCGACAACCGGATCTGCGACGACGACCAGTTGCCCCACAGTACTGGCCCCGTTGGGCGTAGCGAGACGGAACTCGCGCACTCCCGGTAGTGCGTCGGCTGCGACAGTGAAGCGGACCTTCAGGCGATTGACCTCTTTCTGCTTCTCACCGGGATTCAGTGGCGGCAGTTCGGGAGCCACGATCTCTGCGGTGACGCCCGTCCCTCCGACGGTGCACTGGAACGCCCCCAGCATGGTATAGCGGGCGTGAACCTCGCATTCCGTCGTTGTCCCCACCTGCACACCCACGGGATGAAGACTCATCACCATCGGATAGCCGGTCTGAGCCACGACGACCGCCCCGGTGCTGAGGCAGAAACCCAGAGCCAGCGTAAAATGGGTCACCCCCTGCCACAGGAATCCGCGTAACCGGGAACTGACCCGAACAGGATTGAAACTGGCGCTGAACCGAAGTCGCATGTTGACCCTTTGCGCTGACATCGACAAACTTTGACGCGTGTGCAGGATATCAATTTTGGGTTACGAAAAACCAGACGACAACAGTGCCGGGGCAATCACCGCCCCTTTCACAGGCTTGAGTTTTCGCAGCGAATCCGTCAAATCTCGGTCATGAAGCCTCTCGACGTCTTGCAGCAGTATTTCGGTTATGACTCGTTCCGCCCCTTGCAGGAAATGGTGATTCACCACGTCCTGAGCCACCAGCATGCCCTGGTGATGATGCCGACCGGGGGTGGCAAATCATTGTGCTATCAGATTCCCGCGCTGATTCCGCCTTCCCCCGAAACGAGTGGTCCGACACGGACACCCCTGACACTCGTCCTGTCACCGCTGATTGCGTTGATGAAGGACCAGGTCGATTCACTGCGGAACCGTGGAATCTCCGCCACCTATATCAACTCGTCGCTCAATCGGCAGGAACGCGAACGGCGCTACAAGGGGGTCGCAAAAGGAGATTACCAACTGCTGTACGTCACGCCCGAGCGATTTCGAAAAGAGGAGTTCCTGCAGGCGCTCCAGCAACGCCGGGTCCATTTGCTGGCCGTGGATGAAGCCCATTGCATCAGTGAATGGGGACACGATTTCCGTCCCGACTACACCCGGTTGGCCGAGTTCCGCGAGCGACTCGGGAATCCGACGACGATCGCCCTGACGGCAACCGCAACTCCGGAAGTGCAGCAGGATATCGTCCGGCAACTCGGCCTTTCGCCCGACGAAATCAAAACCTTCGACGCCGGAATTGAGCGTCCTAACCTGACCCTCGCGGTGAACGAGGTTTGGGGCGAAGACGAAAAAATCGACCGGATCCTGCACATTCGGCAGCAACATTCTCATACCCCCGGCAGCGGGATCATCTATTTCACCCTGATCCGGTCACTGGAACGCTTCAGTGAACGCCTGCAATCGCTCAAGGTCCCGCACGTCTGCTACCACGGCGATCTGGAACGGAACTACCGTCGCAAGATTCAGAACGAGTTCATGGAGGGGCGTTGTCCCCTGGTTCTCGCCACACCCGCCTTCGGCATGGGGATCGACAAAAACGATATTCGGTTTGTCATTCACGCCGAGGTTCCCGGCTCGATGGAGGCCTGGTATCAGGAAATTGGACGGGCTGGACGTGACGGTCTGCCGGCAGACTGCGTCCTGCTTTACGAAGAATCCGATCTGCTGACACAGATGGAGTTTCTTCGATGGAGCAATCCGGACGCCGAGTTCTATCAGCGAGTGTACGATCTGCTGGTCCACAACGAAGAACAAATCTCGGCGTTTGGTCTGGAATGGATGCGGGAAAAGCTGCATGCCCGCCAGAAACATGACCACCGGTTGGAAACAGTCCTCGGCATGCTCGAACGGTATGGCGTCATCGAAGGGACCTGGGATCCGATGCAGATCACCGTTCTCGGTCCGCTGGCTCCCGAGTTACGCGATGAACAGCGGCTGGCAGACAAACTCCGTCGTGACCAGCAGAAGCTGCTCGCGCTGGTCCAGTTCATCCGTAGCGAGGGGGATCGGAAGTCGTACCTCAACGACTACTTCGGGATCACCCCTCACGACTGACAGCAGCCGGGTGCAGGCAGCGCAGATCAAGCGTTCGTGCTTCACGCCGAGTTCCTGCTTCACGACTGGACCGCTGCACCAGGACCATTCAGCGGGCAGGAATCGACACCGCGTCGACGAATCGACCTGGATTGAGAAGCCCGTGCGGATCAAGCTGCTGCTTCAATCGCTGCATCAACCCCCAGCTCGGCTCGGGATCCCCGCACATCGGCATCCGATTTTTCCATTCCGGATCGCAGTGCAGGACAACCAGGTTCCCTCGGCCCGAACGGGCGAGCTGTCGCAGTTCGTTCAGAATGGTCATCGTCTTTTCAATCGATACGGCTTCATCGGGAAGCTGACCGACCACGATTCCATTGCCGGCATGAACCTGAATAGCGACCCCCAGCTGGGTGGCCCGGCTGGCAAATTCCATCGCTTTCGACGGGAGCAGATTCGCCTGGAAGGTGAGTGGATCATCAGCGCACGTCGGGAATTCCGTCAGTGCTTCCCACAGTCGCGCCGCGTCCGGTTCGTGAATCCGCTCTTCCGACTGGACATCCCCTTCGGCCAGTTCGCGATGAAGGGTCTCAAGCTGCCATTCGACTTCTTTCTTTGACCCTTCAACGCCCAGACACAGAGTGACGGGAGCATGCTGGGCAGAAGTACGAGCAGCTGTACTGATCAGCCGTGTGGCGGGAGGATTCAGCACATCGACGGCGACCGGACGGGCGTCCGATTTCAGCAGTCGCTGAAGAGCCAGCTCTACCCGCTCAAATGACTTGAAGCCGAAACAGGCCAAGGCGGTCGTCTCGGGCATGGGACGCAGTTTCAGCGTCACCTGGGTCACAATCCCTAACGTGCCGCGCGAACCGACCAGCAACTTGCAGATGTCGTAGCCCGCCACGTTTTTGACAACCCGTCCGCCCGCTTTGAAAAGCTGGCCCGCAGCGTCCACGGCCGAAATACCGATGACATAGTCGCGAAACGTCCCATGTCCAAACCGGCGCGAGCCACTGGTATTCGTCGCGATCGCACCACCGAGCGTGGCCCGGGTCGGCTGAGCGATATCGATCGGAAGCCGCTGTCGTTCGGCCGCCAGCCGCGACTGGAGCTCATCAATCCGCATTCCGGCTTCAACCGTGATCGTCATATCACGGGCCGGGTAGTCGATCACGCGGGTCAGTTCGGCGAGCGAGACATTCAGATCCGCTGTCGCCGCCGCTCCGTAGTGCAGTGCCGTCCGCCCCCCCACGGGACAGATTGTTTTTCGAGGTCCCGCCACGTTTTCGGCCATGAATCGAGCGAGTTCCGCCTGTGTCGCAGGCACGAATTCTGCCGGAGTGGATGTCGTTGTCATATCCAGAAAAGCTCGAATAATAAAAGGAATAACAGCCGGAATGGGAACTGCTCAACTCGCAGGACCAGTCAGCCACCCCCCTGCATCAACGATGAAAGTCGCCATCACACGGGTCATTGTCACATTCAAGGGTGTCGGAGTTGAAGGGGAGCATAAAGTCGTACGTCCCGAAAGAAAAGGCGGCTGTGCGCCGGTTCGCCGGGCCGCTCGACTCCCCTGTGAGATTTGCACGGAATTTCGTTGCCGTACCTCCCCCACTGACCAGATTGAAACCAGAGAGATTTTCGATTTGATTGAAACGAGATCGAACACTCCTGAAGAAGGCTGAGAATGCTCGAAACCAATCCCCCCGACCTGGAACATCCAGCCCGGATTCCTGTGGAAACACTGCTACGGGACTGCGATGTCCGCCACGAACGGCGACGAGGCCCGGGAGGACAGCATCGGAACAAGACCGAATCCGCCGTGGTCATTCGACATCGGCCGACGGGAATTGAGGGCCAGGCGGC is from Schlesneria sp. DSM 10557 and encodes:
- a CDS encoding ATP-dependent DNA helicase RecQ yields the protein MKPLDVLQQYFGYDSFRPLQEMVIHHVLSHQHALVMMPTGGGKSLCYQIPALIPPSPETSGPTRTPLTLVLSPLIALMKDQVDSLRNRGISATYINSSLNRQERERRYKGVAKGDYQLLYVTPERFRKEEFLQALQQRRVHLLAVDEAHCISEWGHDFRPDYTRLAEFRERLGNPTTIALTATATPEVQQDIVRQLGLSPDEIKTFDAGIERPNLTLAVNEVWGEDEKIDRILHIRQQHSHTPGSGIIYFTLIRSLERFSERLQSLKVPHVCYHGDLERNYRRKIQNEFMEGRCPLVLATPAFGMGIDKNDIRFVIHAEVPGSMEAWYQEIGRAGRDGLPADCVLLYEESDLLTQMEFLRWSNPDAEFYQRVYDLLVHNEEQISAFGLEWMREKLHARQKHDHRLETVLGMLERYGVIEGTWDPMQITVLGPLAPELRDEQRLADKLRRDQQKLLALVQFIRSEGDRKSYLNDYFGITPHD
- a CDS encoding FAD-binding oxidoreductase; this translates as MTTTSTPAEFVPATQAELARFMAENVAGPRKTICPVGGRTALHYGAAATADLNVSLAELTRVIDYPARDMTITVEAGMRIDELQSRLAAERQRLPIDIAQPTRATLGGAIATNTSGSRRFGHGTFRDYVIGISAVDAAGQLFKAGGRVVKNVAGYDICKLLVGSRGTLGIVTQVTLKLRPMPETTALACFGFKSFERVELALQRLLKSDARPVAVDVLNPPATRLISTAARTSAQHAPVTLCLGVEGSKKEVEWQLETLHRELAEGDVQSEERIHEPDAARLWEALTEFPTCADDPLTFQANLLPSKAMEFASRATQLGVAIQVHAGNGIVVGQLPDEAVSIEKTMTILNELRQLARSGRGNLVVLHCDPEWKNRMPMCGDPEPSWGLMQRLKQQLDPHGLLNPGRFVDAVSIPAR